A region of Gracilinanus agilis isolate LMUSP501 chromosome 3, AgileGrace, whole genome shotgun sequence DNA encodes the following proteins:
- the TPBGL gene encoding trophoblast glycoprotein-like yields MVPRPLQPRAPAAARSSGLPGVLGPPPPAPTPPGLSPLLLAPPPLLLLLLLLLLMNTPAAPCPFQCYCLGSPETIRCRHIVLQELPRDLPTDAHNLSIVGSNLTVLRAAAFAGEELPTAPGNGSGDGGGWAVRLANLTSLLLNQDNIQVVENGAFWGLPRLATLDLSYNPLSALGSAAFHLLPALSVLKLNAATSGLGEQLDAALRGLATLRHLELKANELTHLPPSALKLTQLEQLDAQDNALTGLALVELRALGGETQGTPTAPTAPGPIVLRLCLANNPLRCDCGARALLTLLNKALWRVPDARSLRCAAPPALQGAPFLVLDESKLSCALGPQEKEEENEKGQGRGKEEEEAAGNEEEGTEGRDEKGQPGTGEELEASYVFFGIVLALIGVVFLMVLYLNRRGIKRWTRNLREACRDQMEGYHYRYEQDADPRRSGTASSSGTL; encoded by the coding sequence ATGGTCCCGCGCCCTCTGCAGCCCAGGGCTCCGGCTGCCGCCCGGAGCTCGGGGCTGCCAGGAGTCCTGGGTCCTCCACCGCCGGCGCCTACTCCGCCTGGGCTCTCGCCGCTGCTGCTCGCTCCACCACcgctgctcctgctcctgctgctTCTCCTCCTGATGAACACGCCGGCGGCTCCGTGCCCCTTCCAGTGCTACTGTTTGGGGAGCCCGGAGACTATCCGCTGCCGCCACATCGTCCTGCAGGAACTGCCCCGCGACCTGCCCACCGACGCGCACAACCTCAGCATCGTGGGCTCCAACCTGACGGTCCTGCGCGCCGCCGCGTTCGCCGGGGAGGAGCTGCCCACCGCCCCGGGTAATGGCAGCGGCGACGGCGGGGGCTGGGCAGTACGTCTGGCCAACCTCACGTCCTTACTGCTCAACCAAGACAACATCCAAGTGGTGGAGAATGGCGCCTTCTGGGGCCTACCCCGCCTAGCCACCCTGGACCTCAGCTACAACCCATTGAGTGCCCTGGGCTCCGCTGCCTTCCATCTGCTGCCCGCCCTTAGTGTCCTCAAGCTCAATGCCGCCACGAGCGGGCTGGGCGAGCAGCTGGACGCCGCCCTTCGCGGCCTGGCCACCCTGCGCCACCTTGAGCTGAAAGCCAATGAGTTGACCCACCTACCGCCCTCTGCTCTGAAGCTGACACAACTAGAGCAGCTGGACGCGCAAGACAACGCGCTGACTGGGCTGGCGCTGGTTGAACTGCGCGCGCTGGGCGGGGAGACCCAGGGAACCCCAACGGCCCCGACGGCTCCGGGCCCCATAGTGCTGCGCCTGTGCCTGGCAAACAACCCGCTGCGCTGTGACTGCGGGGCACGGGCGCTGCTGACCCTGCTCAACAAGGCCCTCTGGCGGGTTCCTGACGCGCGCAGTCTGCGCTGCGCTGCTCCTCCTGCGCTCCAAGGAGCCCCTTTCCTGGTCTTGGATGAGTCAAAGCTGAGCTGCGCCTTGGGTCCccaagaaaaggaggaggagaatgagaaagggcaaggaaggggaaaagaagaggaggaggcagCGGGCAATGAGGAGGAGGGAACAGAGGGAAGGGATGAGAAAGGGCAGCCGGGGACTGGAGAGGAACTGGAAGCCTCCTACGTCTTTTTCGGCATAGTCCTGGCGCTCATCGGTGTAGTCTTCCTTATGGTCCTCTATCTGAACCGTCGTGGCATCAAGCGCTGGACGCGCAATCTGCGCGAGGCGTGCCGGGACCAGATGGAGGGCTACCACTACCGCTATGAACAGGACGCTGACCCCCGGAGGTCTGGCACCGCCAGCTCGTCCGGCACCCTCTGA